Genomic DNA from Salvia miltiorrhiza cultivar Shanhuang (shh) chromosome 1, IMPLAD_Smil_shh, whole genome shotgun sequence:
TTTACCTTCTTCGAAAGAAGCATTCATCATGTTGTTTTTCATCCACCAACCCTCTGGTTCTTAGATGCTCCAACACATTATCCCTTTTAAGCTTCAACTTCTGAAAACAGAGCTTGTAATACGACGTAAGCTCCGATCCATTTGCATAATTTATTAGTTGCAACCAATTTCTACCGTTTTTAACACAAAACGACAGTGTTTTTAGTAGATGGAAACGACATCGTTTGATTCGCCGGACGACGTTGCCATGTTGGCAATTCCGAGTGCCACCTAAGCTTTAAATTGAGCGAAATTAACAATCGTGGAAAAAATCAGAATTAATCAGAAGATTGTGTATTTTTGTCTAATTTTTAAAAGTCGtgggaaaaacgagaattagGTAAAAGTTCGTGAATTTTGGCGCTATTTGCCCAAAAATAAAATACCCTTTTTATAAGAATCACTCAAACCAATCTTCCCTCGATTCCAAAAAAAAACATCTTATAGAATCGCGCATGTCACCAAAAAATCGTGTTATAGAATCACCCATGAAGTCGACCCataaaggagaaaaaaaatCTTCCCAAGGCTTGTATTATTGTATTGGTATCTTGAGAAAATCTTTATGTATATATTGATCAAAATTGTTAAGTTAATTCTTATGTATGGTAGttttaactaaatataaaattttatacaaTGTATGATATTTTGAATTAGGATTAGATATAGTTGACTCTTATATCCAGGTAACAATGCCACATCAATAGTAAACACATTAATGGATAATACTAAATACTCTCTCAATTCACGATATTGTTTTTAACTTtctatttttgctattttggtccgtccacaatatTATTTACACATTCATTATAGCAATAGGATCTATTAATTCCACTTACAATAATAGTGAGATCCAAACTCCACTTAAAACAATACCCACTGCTATCAACTATTATCTACCACTTTCTTAAAATTAGTGTCGTTACAATATCGTGAAcgagagaatatatatattgaatagtAAGTGAATTTGGCTGGTATAGTATGTATGGAAGAAAGACCTTTTTATAACTGGGCCGGAGTCATGGACTTTTTTTGTATCGTGTGGAATCAAAAACATTGGGCCTGAAGCTGGGCCTTGAAACTACAGCCCAACAGCTGAAAATCAAACCTAAGTTTCCCCAAAATCAAAATCCCCCGCTTTTTCCGTAAACGAATCTGCTCCATCTATTCGCTAATCCTATCAACGGATCCCATTCAAAATCCGCGTCCCCAATCCAACTCGATCGATTCCATAAATCGCGGGCGTGAAATCCTATACCGTTGATTCACATCCAACGGTCCATACCCAAGATCCCCGTCACTCCCAAAGCAGCCAATCACATCGCTCCTTCGTTCTATTTATTCCCAAATCTTATCACACTAATTTCCCTCCATCTTTACGTCAGCTCTCTATTCCCCAATCCGAAAATTTCCATTTATTCTCTCACCCctaaatctctctctctaactgtAATGGCACCGAAGGCAGAGAAGAAGCCCGCCGAGAAGAAGCCGGCGGAGGAGAAGAAGTCGGTGGTGGCCGAGAAGGCGCCCGCGGCGGAGAAGAAGCCGAAGGCCGGCAAGAAGCTGCCGAAGGACGCCGCCGCCGGCGGagacaagaagaagaagaaggcgaggAAGAATGTGGAGACATACAAAATCTACATCTTCAAGGTCCTGAAGCAGGTCCATCCCGACATCGGGATCTCGAGCAAGGCGATGGGGATCATGAACAGCTTCATCAACGACATCTTCGAGAAGCTCGCCCAGGAATCCTCCAAATTGGCGAGGTACAACAAGAAGCCTACGATCACATCTAGGGAAATCCAGACGGCCGTCAGATTGGTGCTTCCCGGCGAGCTCGCCAAGCACGCTGTCTCTGAGGGGACCAAGGCCGTTACCAAATTCACTAGCTCTTAGGTTCTTTTCGGCTTTTCTAGTTTGTGTAGTGGATAGTTGCTTTTTTGATTTTCTAGGGTTTAGGAATTTTCCTAATtttaatgaatgaatgaattagTTTTCTCACATTTGGTGTATTCCGATCTGAATGAGTAAAAAATTAGTGTTGATTATGAGATTGAATTCTATACAAGAAGAACTAATCAATATCAGCGTGAACGTAATCTACGAAGACAAAGTTCTTACGCAGCTCGTGCAGAGCATAGGCTGACGCAGAGGCTAAGATTGCCACTGCTCCGATAATGATACGCAGCTGCAGGTTGGGAGGGATGCCGGCTGTAGCTGCGCATACAATTGAAGCACCGATCAAAACCTTGTTCCATGTTTCGAAGGCGTCGTGTGCACTCTTACACGACGAGCACTTGAGCGTGTGCTGTTCGTACCTGTCCAGCATCTGAGAGAATTTGCGAGTTAGTTGAAAATTGTGTAGCATTTGTTGTGAGGTAAAGCTGAAAGGATTAGTACCTCTCGTTTGGACAATACGGTGGATGGTGGCGGCTGTTGGTTGGTGGTGCCGAACCACTGAGGCTGGCTGTTGCCGTATCGCGAGAGCCAGTTCCGGAATGCGAGGACAAAACGGTCGGCTTGTGTGGGGGTGAATGTTAGTTTTGTGTATTGCTTGTTGACATCGTCATCCTTTGATTGTGAAAGAAAGACCTTCTCTTGACCTTGAAGCACGATCATGTCGCCGTCGTATACCTTGTTTGAAGTCCAGTGCTCATGCCATCGAGGAACCACCTATTTCCCAAGATGCAAAATGGTTTAAATCATAAGAAAAATGAGAAAACAATCATAGATTAGTAGGTTGAAGTTGAACAATTGATACCTGCCACCATGCAGGGCCTGGCATGGTAAACTGGAAGAAGTTTCGAGCGCTACAAACAATTGAGCGGGTTTTGCCGGGTGCCATTGGAACGTTGAAGGAGCAAATCCATATCACCCATTTTTGGTCACCAACGATTGGAAGCTTTGTGTCGATCTCAACCCTGAAAGTACCCAAGCAACGCATTATGAAGCGAGACAAAATTAGAAAGCTACTGCGCTATTTGTACAAGGCAGTGGGTGAGGCAAACCCTCAGTTACATTTTGTCACAGTTGAACAACTCACTTATTTATATAATAGCATGGCGCGACAAACTTAGAACTGATTTTTGGATTGTCATCATTCGCACCAGCAAAACCCCAAGGTCCAGTCGACTCCATCTTGAAAGTTAAGGGCTTTGCTCTATCTCTTCTGCCAGTAACCTGTTAATAACATTGTGCGTTACAAACTAGAATAAACTTTAACTCAGTATCGATGAGCTGAGGTTAAACTCTTATGAAACCATTGCCAATTATAGTTTGTTATCATGCTAAAGTGCACCTCTTGGGAAATTTTACTTTATCCTTCCAGATTTTTATACATTATTCTTGCATCCAACATTTCTTAGATCTCTTTTAAGATAAGACAACCATTTCTTAGATACttgttatatataaatatagataaggCATGCAAAATTTACTTGTGTATAATACAATGCCTAGAGCGCTCATAGCCATTACCAGAGCACCGGTGATTAGGGGGTCCATGAACTTAAATCACAATAGAGGCAGTAAATTTCCCAAGCAAAATCTATCTCTTAATATAAGGAAAAACAGGCAATACCAACAGAATTAAATAACAAGTGTAACATATTCtcaaaatttcattattttcagtCTAAAACATTTTACCTTGTGGTGTGCAAAGTCAATGTGGGAAGGATCAGACACATTCTCCATGAGAGTATCATAGCCATAGTACAAATCGCGCTGAATTGTCACCGATGAAAACTCAGGCTTGTCGAAATCATCAGGCAACCTTATCATCAATCCATGGAGAAAAAACAGTTAACTAATCATTCTTAACAATCAAAACAAATCTCAATTAACTACACCAACGTCCTAGTCTcattaaataacacaataatcCATTTAGGATGCAGTTGGAATTACTATAAAACATAAAACGTACTAACAGCAAAGAATGCAAGAAAAGTTTACTTTGGAGGCGTAGTGGCTTGAGCTCTTTCCCAGCCTTTCTCATCAGGCCAAACAAAGAGAAGGCCTTGAGAAACCATGGTTGGAAACCTCGTCGCACACGCCCTCGGCGACTTAACAGCACGCGCCTCCGGCCCTTGCGAGGCCGCCTGAGGAATCCGGCTGCACGACCCGCATCCATCAAAGGACCAGCCATGGTATGAGCACTGCAAGTGCCCATTCTCATCTATCCTCCCTTCCTACATAGCAACAACCAATCAACCAAACTCAGTTAATTTGATTGGTAGCTGAATAAAAATTCAAGAATCTGGTGCAGAAAAGAATCAAGATTTTTACTGATAAAGGAGCGAGCCTGTGGGGGCATCTGTCATCGAAAGCAACCCACTGCGAGGCGGAATTGTCGAACCAGAGAACTAGGTCACGGTTCAGCAGCTGGAACGGCGTCGGATAACGAGGGTCGAGATCTTCCACGAGGGAAACAGGGTACCAATGATCTCTCCAGGAAAACTTGGAAGACGAATTGTCTTCGGAATCTTCGATCTCGATCGCGGGGTCTACATTCTCTCGATCCTCTCCAGAAACGGCGGCGCCGGGAGCAGACGACGGCGCAGCCACACGCAGCGGGTTGTTGAGAATTTTTCTCCTTTTCTGTGAGGCATTTCCGCAAACACGGGGGGTGCAAAAGGAATCTCGCGGCAGACTACTAGCAGTCGAGGCGAATATCGGTGTAGATGCGGCTAGCGAAACAACCACCATATTCCTTTGGGTAATTTCGAGAAACAGTAGCTCCACTACCAGCGATTCGTAGCCTTATTTCATAAAAGTTCAATCTTTTTTGATGCGTTGGAGATTAATTAGGTAGTTGTTCACACTTTGAATTGGAATTGCATGCGCAAAATGAGTTTGGAAACAAGAATTGTGGGGTTGGAACTTGGAAGAAATCTTTGCGTGCAAGGCTGCAATTGTACGTATTTTTTCTGGAATCATCTACCATTACTCGTGCTGGATTAACTGCAAAATTTGCTGCTGATTTAACAGTGACGGCAGATATTTTTGTACTCTAAATTTCTTCTTTTGCAGAACTAAATTTGGGCCACAAAAAAAGAAGTAATAATCTGAAAGACTGAATTTTGGTTTAATTGCCTGAGAAAGTTTGACTGCTTGGAAAATTTTGCTCAATTTATCACCACTTCCACTTTGTGCAGTATTTTAAAGTGAGATTTTATTACTATTACATGGTTCTTACATggtttaatttgcataataggACAAACTTTTGTTTTTTTGGACGAGTCATATAATATTGAATTTATAGAAAAGAAAGATATTATAGAACGTATTATAGCAATAAAAAGTGGTAATACAtataggggtgtaatcgagccgagccgagccgaatagtgtcttgttcaagcttggctcgtttagctaatcgagctgtttgattaattatcgatcgagctttaatcgagtcgaatacagtgccgagcctaatcgagctttttaaatttaaatttttatttaaaattttagttattttcctaatacataagttaattttcaaatatataagttattttattcacaaaaatataatatatttactattttcttgtaaataaatgatattaattagatacttaatccaaatattactacatatagtataaaatatagtaagacatttaatgaataatcttatgtttttaagataaatcacttcacgagcttgttcacgagctaacgagctgatcatcgtcatgctcaagcttggcttGTTTAGATAAACGAGTTGTTCATTAAATTATCGAACGCGCTTTTATCGAGTcgaacgtcgaatagctcacgagtagcttggctcgtttacaaCCCTAAATACATAGCATAGCacgttcaataaaataaataaatttaatatcatCCTCTACAAAAGTATACGTTTAGTAGCACATTTTGAGTGAAATGACTTAATACCCTTATAACATATCAAAAAGTGAATGATGTTGACATATTATTCActttttgatttaaaaaataaatgaaaagatGATTATACATACAAGAACAATACACACACGCTGTTACTCTTcctaaaaataaaacataccAGAATTTCAGCCAAAATATTAATGATTTTATGTGAGACATTTGCTCATAATGAATTAAATACATCCGAAAAACCTACATGCTGCTACACACGTATAATAATGCTCATAACCTTAAACCATGAGAGCAATAAATACTAGGTGAAGTTGTTGAACCCCTCACCATCAAAACTTACCTGACATAGCCGAAAAAACTCAAAAAAAGCTAAATCACATTTAATACATGTAAGAGAAGCTGTTGATACATTAATAAAAGAGAGAATAAGTGTGCACCACCAACCGTGCACTATGTTGAtaaaaacatttaaaaaaacataaaaacacaACCGTGTACGGTTAAATTAAAACCGTGCACAACCGCGCACGGTTGAACTCAGCGTACACGGTTAAATCTTGGACAAAATACCCATTTAATTGTTTATTCATGCTTCTAAACATCATAGGAATCATAAAAACACAACCGTGCACCTAACAAAGTAACCGTGTGCAACCGTACACGGAAGAACAAACCGTGCACGGTTGAACTCACCATACACGGTTAAATCTTGGACAAAATACCCATTTAACTGTTTATTCATGCTTCTAAAcatcatagaaataaaaaaaatacaaccgTGCACCTAACAAAGTAACCGTGTGCAACCGTACACGGAAGAACAAACCGTGCACGGTTGAACTCACTGTGGACGGTTAAATCTTGGACAAAATACTCATATAGTTTGTTCATGCTTATAAACATCATAGGAATAATAAAAAACACAACCGTGTACCTAAAAAAAGTAATCGTATGCAATCGTGCACGgttaaatcaaaacatattctagATTTGAAATTTCATAATTACCAACATATTCCATACATAAACACCTAATAATCAACTACCGTGCACTATTTAACAATACACGACACACAAATTCAACCTTTAACAAGTATAGGGCACAGTTACTTACCGGATTCGGCGTCGGGTATTGTTCATTCTTCTTTGAAGTACTCCGGGGAATTGGATTCCGTCGTTGAAGTTCTTCCTCTCTCTCGTAGTCGTCCGATTGAGTATCACTATCGCTCATTTTGAATTTGAGAATACAAGTCACGGTTCCTTTTTTATGTATGGAATGCACGGTTCTTTGAGGAAAGAAGCGTGCACGAATCTGTTTGAGAAGGAGGCGTGCAAAAACTAGGGTTTTCTATGGGATGCAGGGTTCCTTATTTTTAGATGCGTTGTGCATGAATGATTTGAGAAGGACGCGTGTAAAAACTAggatttttctattatttttctaTCGTGTATGATAGAGATGAAGACAACTGTGTAAATGATAGTTGAGAGACAAGAAAAAGACAAAACAAGAAAAGTTCGAATTTGATGGAAGATTCTCTATTTGACCACTTTTGCCATAATAAAGTTGTTGAAATTTTGGGAACTGCCAGATTTTTTGAAAGAGATGGATTCTCTAAAAAAAGAGAGGAAGAGACGATTTTTTGtgtattattatttaataataaagttGTAAATATAAGTCAAAAATTATGTGGGGACCATTAGGGATATATGTGACAATTTACAAGAAATGTGCTACTAAACTTATACTTTTATGAACCTTAATAAAAAACTTATCTCTTTTATTATTTAGGCTACATGTGAATTTACGCCCAATAAAAACGTACGGGAATTGGTAAAAGAattctttaaattaattttataaaataataagtcATATATATGGGGAATTAACTTGATTGGAGAAGTACATGGTTTAGTTTGAGCATATATAGCAACGAAAGTTTATAGACTTATAGCATATACTTGAATACGATAATAACATAAGTATTTTATAAGAACAACTAGAAATTAGTAactgttgggtcccggagggtctctgagcaggtgtatgggggggggagggaatacacctatagggtAATTCTTTGCAAAAATTGATGTATGATAAGAAATGTGAACTTAACAGTTTTAAATAGAAAAGAGGCTAGCGACTGATACTGATAAACTATCAGTGGATGACTTCAGTTATATGAATCAGTCAGACAACTCAAGTCCAGataaggcttcagtcgtgtttgaaCGAAAATAGAAAAGTGTTAttaatcttactgattatccgtagatttatcagttagactaataacactggcagcggaaattaaacttagttcaaTTAGCCTTTGAAAAGAAAGTCACAAATAAAATCCTTAGTTtcacttttcagttagtcagtttCAGTTGATAATAACAATTACGCAAAAAggaaataactgaaagcagataagAACAcggagatttttacgtggttcggtccaCGGTCAGATGATTaatctgacaaacactctgggctaatgctttaggtgcacaacaaacccaCTAATActctgggttggatttctcgctcactcttagcacgctaagacacactCGTGCCCGGACAGCGCTTCGCTAAGATCTCTAGAGTTAGAACCCTGGTCTGAACTCCGCTcttctcaaacactcttttcgctcggttgaaaagTGAGTTTGATCTcttccaactaggattactgagaacagaaTCTCAAGTAACCAAAATCTTAGGCTTTGGATACTACAAGTGATGCTTAAGAAACTAAGAGAATATTTGTAATCAGTGATCTGATTTTTGCTTtgatgattctcttcttcgattcaaacttttgaaGGCGGTTGAAGGCTGAGTTGAaaatttggcagagtttcaaCTTGTGTGTTTGAATCGTTGAAGATTGCAGtattcctcgagctctatttataggcgaagtcttgaatagatacgttggagagatggtcttcaagatttctgtcGTTGTGAGAGTAGATTTGAATCCGGCTGAGGCTacaatcttcgaggtttctaTTTTTGTGAAGAACGGCGTCTCAAAGTACATCCGGTAGGGTGCCTCTGAAAAGGTTGCACCAAGTAGGAATTCTCTGCAGAGAAGGGACGATCttcaaaatctctgcatttaatgcggatgcaTGATCATTTAATGCTGGTTTCAGAGtttcagtccgatgaagaatgttaactgatGCTTGTCAGGAGCATGAGTCCGCTAATTCCATTTACTCCGCATTAAAACATTAGTCATCACTGATAGTTCAGTGAGACTCTCGTCCAGTCAAAACTGATGCATTTGACTTGTCTTTTGCGGCTTTCTTGTTGtggtcttcaatcttcagtcttcagtcttcatacTAACTAGaaacatgaactctaacacttgagttcgaaaagttctagttTATTACAATAAGAACAAAGAATTTTGgaatcatcaaaactagggatatgatatttcattaaattcccAACATTAACCAAAAACTCTCATAAAATATTAAGCACAAACTAACCATGTAATGGAGCATGAGCATGATGAGGACGACTTGGATTAAGATAACAAAGCATAGACCTGAAAGGATTGAATTGTCCCTCATCTGGCACTAAGATTACCACTTTACCATTCATCTTGTAATTCTATAAATGGTGTGTAATTTCAATTATAATTCAGGCTATTCAATCTCAATACACAGAAACACTgtcaatttcaatttcagttATCTCTCTTTTAGCGTCATTCATATTCTTCATGTACACCCTTTGTTCATCAATCATTTCTACCGTCTGATTCTATTACTAGGTTTTATGCAAGGTAAGTTAACCTGAGACTGGTACGGGTATCGAACACGAGTATAGATCCGAGTGAAATActtcatttttgaaaattttagatACGAGGACACCGTCCTAACTTTGGACACAGGTACGGGGATACGacaaaaaacatcaaaataacaattccaaaattttaaaaaacatcaaaacaaaattaaagatgaaatGCAACTGCTTCAATCTCTGGCTCATTCAAGCAAAAGATCAACGATCTCCAATATATAGTCACCGTCAATATTATCTTTTCCAAAATCCCAAAACTTGGAAGGTCCTTCCCTATACTCTTTCATCTTCCGAGACAACAATCTTAAGTTGTTGTCAACAAAAACTAGATCCTCCAACCTTTTAGATGTTAGCCTATTTCTTTTAGCAGATTAAATAGAGCCAAATGTACTCCAGTTCCTCTCACAACAAGTAGAAGAAGCAGGTTGTGAAAGAAGCTTGAAAGCTAAACTTTGTAGCAATGGATTTGATGAGCCATAGTTGGCCCACTGCGACAAAAGGTTCTTCATATTTCATTGCAACAATGACATGAGGTTCGCTAAAGCTCTCTAAACAACCAGAAAACATACCTTATTCCGAAAAGACTTTCCTAGCATAATTTGAAACGGGGAAGAGTCTTTGCAAACATTTGTTTTTATTCACCTTGGTGAAACTTCCTCATCCTCATTAGGAGCAACCTTTCGAATGTTGTTTCATCCTCCTTAAAGCCAACCATTCATCAGTGTAATAATTAGGGACTAATGAGTGTGTCATGCAATGGGGAGGTGTGTTGCTCTTATTCCATCTAGATTCAATAACATGGTGAATTGCATCATAGTAATTCAACTGACTGGTGAGTAAAATCTAGCCCTTCATGctcaaaaataattattttcactTCTTCAATCATGGTTTCCCATAAGTCATATACTAAATGCAACAAAAAAAGTATTCAAAaatctttataaaaaaaatttgaaaatcaaCAACCCTTAAAAAAGTTCATAATAGGTTTTGGTAAATTTAAGAAAGTAATCAACTTGATCCTACCAAGTATCACTGACCAATAGATCTTTTACCTCTCAAGCTTTAAGCTCAATTGGAGTCCTCCCATTCACCTTGAATATCTTTCAATCGTGGTCCATCACAGTTTTTTCAAGGGTATCTTTCACCCCTTCTAACCTTGTAGCAATCACTATTTTCAAACCAAACCTTGTTCAGCTACTTTTATAAGTGTCATATCTGCATGGTGCTGAAAAATTGTGTTAGACAGACCATGATTGAGAATGAAAGTGTTAATTTCATTCACCTGGTGCACCAATATTGATATCCACCGGCATTCAGCATAGTGAGATGATTTCTCAATAGGTTCACAAATGGAGTTAAGAACCAAATTCATGCAAGGCATCCCAAAAATGTGCaaattttttttccaatgaTTGCTCCTGTTTATAATTGGATGCATTATCAGTTACAATATGCACAACTCTTGTTTCACCAATTTCTTCAATTATTTCAATAAAAAGATTTGCCAAATAATCAACATCTTTGGTGAGGACCTCACTAGCATCAACTGCCTTAAAAATAGAGAACTAGCGGTTGAGGCTATTATAATGTTCACCAAAGATTTGAAAAGAATATCTTGGCAACCATCTGAACATACTGATGCATTGTTCTTACTCCAACTATCTCTAATTATTGGAGTAGAAGATCAACATGTGCTCTCGATTGAGATAGTAAAGTGGTTCGAAGTCTTTCGTAAGTAGGATGGACATATCCATCTAAATTTCCATTGGCTAATTTATGAGAAAATCTTCCGAAATAAAGATTTCTTGCTAGATTAAATGACAACATACTAGTATAGAACATCATTGCACATTCTTTGTCAACCTCTTCTCGCTCTACTACATTGAATAACATCTCTAATGACCCTTTtctccttttctcttttttcgttGAACTAAATTTGAACCTTCTAGAAGAGAAATGTAATCTTCTTTTTGTTTTGCAATCAAAGCTAAATTTATTTTCCTCAACTCTGCTtcgtcattttcaatcttaagCTGATGATGAATTTCATCTGATATTGATTTGCAACCTTAAACTCCTTCATTTGAAATTTGCAACAAATGAGCCGTGAATTTTGAATACAAGCTAGTTATGGTTTTATTCCAATAATTGCATCTCCACACCCTATTTCTCCATCCATCGGTTGTTGCTAGAACTTCAACATGATTCCACAATGGTGTTTCATCAAATTCTCTATTTTTAGTTGGACGAGTTGTCATATTTTGTATAGGTGGTGAAATAgtgaaagaaagaagaagaaagttgGAAAATATGAAAGatgttgaaaaaaaatactccatccgtccataaaaatagtcattttttgccattttgggatgtccacaaaaattagtcagTTTTCACTTTTGGAAACTTTCTATCATATGGTGGgctcatttctccactcacaatacaattaattattattcttaacACTACCTTTTAAAtgagactctttctccacttacaataaaataaaccattttaattaaaactcgtgtcattcccttctaggactatttttggtggacggaggaagcAGTTAAGTTTGAAATTATATCAGCACAAGTGACTGAGAAATGAAAAGTTtagaattaataaatatttaatttaagataaatacaCATTAATGAGTAACATTGTGGCTGTTACTCAAAGTCAAAAGTTGTGGCAGTCAAATTAATGTCGTATCCAAAGTTGAAGTTTCATACTTGGACACGTATTCCGTGTTGTGTCGTATCAACACGGGTATTCAGGATAAAAGTTGCGTGTCCGAGTAACACAAGTTGTAAGTGTAATTAGTTAGGATTTGATGTTGAGGCCAAAACCCAACTCAACATCATGACATAAGATTGGTTAATTTTAGGTTTTACTCATTTTGAAAgacaaatattaaataataccCATTTTTGAAAAACTTGACATTTATACCCTTAGTAAAattataattcaaaataattaaaaactaaaagaaaCAACTACCCCCAAAATCACAAACTACCATCTCCCCCAAAACAAacctctctctcgctctctctctttatTGCCGCCTCCCCCTTCCGCATCTTGTGACGCCTCTGCCTCGCATCACCTTGTCGTGGCAGAACATctctgcctctctctccctcttacTCTCCAGATTTGATGTCTCCCCTCTCAATCTCACTGTTATGCCTCCACCTAGTTGCACTGCGCTTCTGCCTCGTCGTGCCTCCACTTCTCCACCTCTCTCTCCAGAT
This window encodes:
- the LOC131020033 gene encoding histone H2B.7, which produces MAPKAEKKPAEKKPAEEKKSVVAEKAPAAEKKPKAGKKLPKDAAAGGDKKKKKARKNVETYKIYIFKVLKQVHPDIGISSKAMGIMNSFINDIFEKLAQESSKLARYNKKPTITSREIQTAVRLVLPGELAKHAVSEGTKAVTKFTSS
- the LOC131020025 gene encoding pheophorbide a oxygenase, chloroplastic translates to MVVVSLAASTPIFASTASSLPRDSFCTPRVCGNASQKRRKILNNPLRVAAPSSAPGAAVSGEDRENVDPAIEIEDSEDNSSSKFSWRDHWYPVSLVEDLDPRYPTPFQLLNRDLVLWFDNSASQWVAFDDRCPHRLAPLSEGRIDENGHLQCSYHGWSFDGCGSCSRIPQAASQGPEARAVKSPRACATRFPTMVSQGLLFVWPDEKGWERAQATTPPKLPDDFDKPEFSSVTIQRDLYYGYDTLMENVSDPSHIDFAHHKVTGRRDRAKPLTFKMESTGPWGFAGANDDNPKISSKFVAPCYYINKVEIDTKLPIVGDQKWVIWICSFNVPMAPGKTRSIVCSARNFFQFTMPGPAWWQVVPRWHEHWTSNKVYDGDMIVLQGQEKVFLSQSKDDDVNKQYTKLTFTPTQADRFVLAFRNWLSRYGNSQPQWFGTTNQQPPPSTVLSKREMLDRYEQHTLKCSSCKSAHDAFETWNKVLIGASIVCAATAGIPPNLQLRIIIGAVAILASASAYALHELRKNFVFVDYVHADID